Within the Streptomyces sp. YIM 121038 genome, the region CCGCAGCGGCGACGGAGCCCTCAGTCAGGCAGCAGAGGGCCCTCAGCTCCGCCACAGCAGGCCGTGCGCGCCCTCTGGCGGGCCCTTCGGACACGGGCAAGGCCGCCGCACCACGGGGGTGCGGCGGCCTTGTTTCACGTGAAACACGCGACGTGCTCGGCGGTCAGCCTCCGGTCGGGCCTTCGAAGATGCCGCCACCGTTGCCGTTGTGGCCGTTCCCGTTGCCGTTTCCGTTGCCGCCGTTCGCGTCGCCCGTGGGCGGTGGTGACTCACCGCCCGGGCCGCCGATGACGCCCCCGTTGTCGTCCCCGCCCTCGGAGGCCCCGCCGTCGTCCTCGCACCTCGGATCCGAGGCCTTACAGGTCTCGGTCGGGTCGTCGGGGGTCTTCGTCGGCGGAGGCTCGGAGGACTTCGTCTCCGTGGGCGTGGGCGACGGGGAGTCGCTCGGCTCCTCTTCTTCCTCGGTCTGGGTGGGCGTGGGCACCACCGGCTGGCCGACGATCTCGCCGATGGGCTGCGGCGTCGGGAACGTCAGGACGGGCTTGCCCTTGAGCGCGGCCGACATGTAGTCCTGCCAGATCTCCGCGGGGAACGAGGCGCCGTGGATCTTCTCCTGGCCGCCCGTGCCGAACATCTCCAGGAACTGGCGCTTCTTGTTGGACTCGTCGTCGTCCATCCGGTACATGCTGATCGCCGTGGACAGCTGCGGGGTGTAGCCGACGAACCAGGCGGACTTGTTGCCGTCGGTCGTACCCGTCTTGCCGGCCACCTGACGGCCGGGGAGCTTCGCCGAGGTACCCGTGCCCTTCTCGACGACGGTCCGCAGGACGTCCGTGACGTTGTTCGCGACCGCGGGGGAGAAGGCCACCTTCGTCTTGGACGGGTGGGTGTAGACCGACTGACCCTCCTTCTCGATCTCCTTCACCGAGAACGGGTCACGCTGCTTACCGCTGGCCGCGAACGTGGCGTAGGCACCGGCCATCCGGATCGCGCTCGGGGACGACGTACCGAGGGAGAAGGACGGGTAGGTGGCGCCCGCCATGGAGTTGTCGTCCCGCAGGCCCGCGTCTATGGCCGCGGCCTTCACCTTGTCGAGCCCGACGTCCATGCCGAGCTGGACGTAGGCGGAGTTGACCGACTCCCGCATGGCCTCACGCAGGTCGATCTTGTAGCTCGGCGGGTTGTAGGACTGGTGGCCGTCGTTGCTCTGCAGCCACTCCTTGCCGTCCTTGTCCGTCCAGACCGTGCCGTCGTAGTTCTTGATCTTGAGCTTGTTCTTGCCGCTGTACAGGCTCTTCGGGTTGATGACGGTGCGCTGGGCGTCGTCCTGGTTCGCGCTCCCGCTCTTGTCCCGGATGCCGTTCTTGAAGGCCGCCGCCAGCACGAAGGGCTTGTACGTGGAACCGACCTGGGCACCCGTCGTGTCCGCGTTGTTGGTGAAGTGCTTGGTCGCGTCCTCACCGCCGTAGATGGCCTCGATCGCGCCGGTCCCGGGGTTGACCGAGGCGCCACCGAACTGGACGTACTTGTCCTTGTCCGGGCGCAGCTTCGGCTTGATGTTCTCCTTGCGGACCTTCTTCACGGCCTTTTCGAGCTCCGTGACCTTCTTCTTGCTGAAGGTCGTGTGGATCTCGTAGCCGCCCTGGTCCAGCTCCCGGGCGGAGATGTCGGTGTTGTTGACGACGTACGCCTTGGCGAGCGAGACGAGGTAGCCGATCTGGCCGCTCAGCTTGACGTTGGAGCGCGGGTTCTGCGGCGTCGGGAACTTGGTGTACTTCTCCCGTTCGGACGCCTCCATGCTGCCGTCCTTGACCTCCTCGTCGAGGATCCACGCCCAGCGCTTCTTGGCGCGCTCGGTGTTCGCCTGTGTGTTGGCCGAGGGGTCGATCTCCGGGTAGCCCGCCGGGTCGTAGTAGGTGGCGCCCTTGAGGACCGTGGCGAGCAGGGCGCACTCGCTGGGGTTCAGCTTCTGCGCCTCCTTGCCGAAGTAGGCGCGCGCGGCGGCCTGGATGCCGTAGGCGTTGCGGCCGTAGTAGGCGGTGTTGAGGTACCCCGCCATGATGTCTTCCTTGCTGACGGTCCGGCCGACCTTTATGGAGATGAACAGCTCCTTGAACTTCCGGCTGAACGTCTGCGACTGGTCGTCGAGCCGGGCGTTCTTCACGTACTGCTGCGTGATGGTCGAGCCGCCCTGGGTCTGACCGCCCTTGGCCATGTTCACCACGGCGCGGGCGATGCCCATCGGGTCGACGCCCTTGTCCTTGTAGAACGTCTTGTTCTCCGCCGAGATGACGGCGTTGCGCATCGCCTCGGGGATGTCCTCGTACTTGATGATCTGGCGGTTGGTCTCCCCACCGGTCGCGACCATCTGGGAGCCGTCGGCCCAGTAGTAGACGTTGTTCTGCGCCTTGGCCGCGTTGGCGACCTCGGGGATCTCGACGAGCGCGTACGCGATGCCCGCGACCGCCATCAGGCTGCCGAAGAACCCGATGACCAGGCCCGTGATCAGGCGCCACGACGGGATCCAGCGGCGCGGCCCGCTCCGGCCCGCGCGTGGATAGTCGATGAAGCGCTTCTTGGGCGGGCCGTAGCCCCGCCCGCGGCCGCGTCCGCCGCTCTCCGGCGCCCGGCGCCGGCCTCCGCCCACGGAGCCATTGCGGGCGGCGCGCCTGGCCTCCGCGCGCCCCCCGTAGGAGCGCCCCTCGTCCTCGGGGGCGCCGGATTCGTACGAAGACGAAGGTCCGTGCGGCGAAGACGGCGATCCGGTGGCGCCTCGCGGTGCTGCGCGACGGCCGGACGGCGCGCCGGACGCGCCCCGCCTGGCCGCGGCGCGTCCGCCGCCCTGTGGCGGCTTGCGACGGTGCTCGCTCATCGAACGACTACTCCTCGGGCAGGCGCGGTGGTCCGCACCTGGAAACGGCAGCTGGTTTCCGGTCCCCCCGACGTACGGACGAGTCCATTCCGGCACTCGTCCGTACGGCACCGGGACAGTAACGCCACCTCACGTCACTTGGTTCCCGGCGGTATGCATGGCGCACAGACTACGCACCGTCAAAACCCTCTTAGCGCTGAAGTTCACCCCAAATCAGGCAAGTTACTTCCTACGAATCGGTGATGTGACGCCGTTCACCGTTCCCCCTCTTGTCGCAGCAGGAACCTCGTTCTATCGTCGTGATGTATCGAGTCGATACATCAGGTCGGCATAAAGGTCCGTGTCAGGCAGACCGGGACAGACGGGAGGACACCATGAGCAGGCGCTCCGGCATCCTCGAGTTCGCTGTGCTCGGCCTGCTCCGCGAGTCCCCGATGCACGGCTACGAGCTGCGCAAACGGCTCAATACCTCACTGGGCGTGTTCCGCGCCTTCAGCTATGGGTCGCTGTACCCCTGTCTGAAGACACTGGTGGCCAACGGCTGGTTGATCGAGGAGTCGGGAACCGCCACCGCAGAGGCCCTGGCGGCGGCTCCGCTCGCCGGGCGCCGCGCCAAGATCGTCTACCGGTTGACCGCGGAAGGTAAGGAACACTTCGAGGAACTGCTCTCGCAGACCGGCCCCGACGCGTACGAGGACGAGCACTTCGCCGCCCGCTTCGCCTTCTTCGGCCAGACCTCGCGGGACGTGCGGATGCGGGTGCTCGAGGGCCGCCGCAGCCGCCTGGAGGAGCGCCTGGAGAAGATGCGCGCCTCTCTGGCCCGCACCCGGGAGCGCCTCGACGACTACACGCTTGAGCTGCAGCGCCACGGAATGGAGTCCGTGGAGCGCGAAGTGCGCTGGCTGAACGAGCTCATCGAGAGCGAGCGCGCGGGACGCGACCAGCAACGGTCCGGTCCCGGGAGCTCCGCTCAGCAGAACAGCACATCTGGGGAGTCGGACGTCCTGCCCCGGCGGCGGGGGGACAACCC harbors:
- a CDS encoding transglycosylase domain-containing protein, which codes for MSEHRRKPPQGGGRAAARRGASGAPSGRRAAPRGATGSPSSPHGPSSSYESGAPEDEGRSYGGRAEARRAARNGSVGGGRRRAPESGGRGRGRGYGPPKKRFIDYPRAGRSGPRRWIPSWRLITGLVIGFFGSLMAVAGIAYALVEIPEVANAAKAQNNVYYWADGSQMVATGGETNRQIIKYEDIPEAMRNAVISAENKTFYKDKGVDPMGIARAVVNMAKGGQTQGGSTITQQYVKNARLDDQSQTFSRKFKELFISIKVGRTVSKEDIMAGYLNTAYYGRNAYGIQAAARAYFGKEAQKLNPSECALLATVLKGATYYDPAGYPEIDPSANTQANTERAKKRWAWILDEEVKDGSMEASEREKYTKFPTPQNPRSNVKLSGQIGYLVSLAKAYVVNNTDISARELDQGGYEIHTTFSKKKVTELEKAVKKVRKENIKPKLRPDKDKYVQFGGASVNPGTGAIEAIYGGEDATKHFTNNADTTGAQVGSTYKPFVLAAAFKNGIRDKSGSANQDDAQRTVINPKSLYSGKNKLKIKNYDGTVWTDKDGKEWLQSNDGHQSYNPPSYKIDLREAMRESVNSAYVQLGMDVGLDKVKAAAIDAGLRDDNSMAGATYPSFSLGTSSPSAIRMAGAYATFAASGKQRDPFSVKEIEKEGQSVYTHPSKTKVAFSPAVANNVTDVLRTVVEKGTGTSAKLPGRQVAGKTGTTDGNKSAWFVGYTPQLSTAISMYRMDDDESNKKRQFLEMFGTGGQEKIHGASFPAEIWQDYMSAALKGKPVLTFPTPQPIGEIVGQPVVPTPTQTEEEEEPSDSPSPTPTETKSSEPPPTKTPDDPTETCKASDPRCEDDGGASEGGDDNGGVIGGPGGESPPPTGDANGGNGNGNGNGHNGNGGGIFEGPTGG
- a CDS encoding PadR family transcriptional regulator codes for the protein MSRRSGILEFAVLGLLRESPMHGYELRKRLNTSLGVFRAFSYGSLYPCLKTLVANGWLIEESGTATAEALAAAPLAGRRAKIVYRLTAEGKEHFEELLSQTGPDAYEDEHFAARFAFFGQTSRDVRMRVLEGRRSRLEERLEKMRASLARTRERLDDYTLELQRHGMESVEREVRWLNELIESERAGRDQQRSGPGSSAQQNSTSGESDVLPRRRGDNPPPDASGDTAK